GTCATCTTTGAAAAGAGATCAAAATTAGTCTGTGCTCTAAAGCGTTCAAAaattatgacagtttaagttggaaatttaattttcaggtctatgctcaaaaagtgaataaatggattataactacaggcgtaaatataatttagtaccataaaatcccctaaaaatacaaaatattaaataaaaaacattatcgaaataaaatatagtacattcattacattgaaataaaaaacaaggtTGTTTTTGACGGACACacgaagagcaccagagggtaaATGTTGTAAAACCATTTGTTGTCGATTGTTAAATTTTTATTCTACAGTTCTCCCCTAACTAAAACCTGCTATATAATCCaacaaatctctctctctctctttctcttggcAGTGTTATCTGTTCCACATGTACGTGGGTGTGCGGGCAGGTGGAGGTATAGGAGACGAGATTGAGGACCCAGCAGGGGACGAGTATGAACTCTATCGGGTGGTCTTCGACATCACCTTCTTCTTCTTTGTCATCGTCATCCTGCTGGCCATCATTCAAGGTGAGACTTATTTTGCTATTCAACTTGAGTAACGTCCTAGCAAATATGCCACATAAAATCTTACATTTTGGAGATTTATGGCAGGCTATGATATTTAGTTTTCTGGATTAGATCGAAAACACTTCACTGCAATTCACTGCCAATGCATGTTTGTCTGCACAGGTCTGATCATTGATGCTTTTGGTGAGCTGAGAGACCAGCAAGAGCAAGTAAAAGAAGATATGGAGGTACTGAGATCATTACTGTCCAACATTAAGTATTTATATACTTAGCTGTATGTCTGATTTCACACATTGCATTGCTTCTTTAGACCAAATGCTTTATATGTGGTATTGGGAGTGATTACTTTGATACAACTCCACATGGCTTTGAGACCCATACGCTTGAAGAACACAACCTGGCCAATTACATGTGAGCGATTCAGTTTTATTGCACCTTCCTGTTGTTATACAATCTCTCCATCTCCAGACAAACAGAATTAATGTTTCTCTCTTCACTAGGTTCTTCTTGATGTACTTAATCAACAAGGATGAAACGGAGCACACTGGGCAGGTGAGACATGTCACAGTGTTCATACCTCATCATAATTACAATAATGAAAAGTGATTTAAACATATaggatatgtgtgtgtgtgtgtttgacaggAATCATATGTGTGGAAAATGTACCAGGAGAGATGCTGGGATTTCTTCCCTGCTGGAGACTGCTTCAGAAAACAATATGAAGACCAGCTTGGATAAATGCAATTCTGTTTTGTGCCTAGTTTTTAAACTAACAAAACTGTTATGATGTTATGCGACAACCCATgatttatgtacatttatactTAGAAATTATGTTCTAGACATGCACAGTACCATATCATTTGAACTCTGTTATACACTCAAAATGCATGCTATTTATTCATAGTAAGTTTTGGGGTAGTTTTTACGTATctgctcatttaaaatgttcatgttgCTAGGACCTATTCTAATGATTCTCTAGTGCGTGTCACAATAAGTTACAACCAAGTACCTAAAAAGTACCTTTTGTttcataaatatgaaaatttgATTGTATTTGATGTTCTTGAAGTTCATAAGCATACGCTGCATCCCACTTCAAGATCACCTGGAACATCAGAAttgactgtaaaaaataaaataaataaaataatttaatccaAATGTGTAAATAATCATGACAGACGTTGTGATAAACTGTAGTTTagctgtttttgaatgtttttattcaataaTTGCAAAAGCATTACATTCTTTAAAAGCATAATATATGTCTACAAACCTCTACTCATCTTAAATCTTAAAATTGCAAACTCACATAcatagtaaatgttaaaaatcccATCTTGTTCAACACTACAGATGAACGCTACAAATACAAAAGTAAAATGTTGATGAAAACATACACAGCATACATTATGACATACATTTCAGCAACAAGTGCTACCaacattgtttaaatttaagATTTCAGATGCTGTTAAGACCTTTTCCTAAGAGatacaataattatataaatatatagagtGACTTGTCTAGTTGAAATGAAACTGCAACTACATTGCTAATTGGCAGCATGAATCACAAATAACTATTTAGCACTCTAAATAATCAGATAACACATGGGTTGGTAGGTGGTGGGCTTTTCCCATGAGTACACAAATCATTTTCAagaattgactttttttctttttttttttgctaaatatatcTCGTTGAGATAATATTATCAATGAGATAATGAGATTATATGAGATAAGCAATGAGATAATATCAACAAAACTGTTCCAACAGCTCTACAGAAATCTCACGTACATTACTATGTAAAACAGCAAACATAACATTGCGAAAATAATTCCACACAAATGAATAGTCTGAACAAGAGCACACAAtctaggggggaaaaaaacattaaaagtgcTTACATGACCACTATAGTGCAGCTACTTCAACTGAACAGAAAATAAATGCcatctctattaaaaaaaaaaggaatgcaatttAAATTATAAGCACTATCCAGCTTAAACAAAagaacataagaaaaaaaattgttcaaaaATCCTTGTTTGGATATGTAACTTTGCTCTGaatggattttttaaaacaaaatgtgtgcAAAATGCCAATACTGGTTTTGACTGAGACTGATCATTATATAACAAGAAAAACCTATTTTTAAGCtgtaaatgttttacttttcaTCAATCCAGACTAAACTCTCAAATTGAATTGCCTCAGTCAGATTAAGTCGGACACCTAGACTGGATTATCCACTGGAGATGGACCCTGGGTTGGTAGGGCTTCAGCAGGTCCAGCTATGGTGGAGGCTGATGAATAGCTATGCATGCATTGGTAATCTGATGACAGGTCTGTTGGGTTGGAGAGGATGCTTTCACTGTCACtgctggactgagacaccattTTGTACTCACGCACAGGACAGGCACGCTCTGTGAAATTGGGTTTGAAGCCGTTCTCCAGATCTTTTGGCATAGACAGCCATTTCTGTGTGAAAAAAAGAGATATATTCTCACATTGCCCTCTTTGCCACTATGAATTAAAGAACAAATTAAAGCATAGTAcatgaatgaaaaaaagaagaacagTATCTCACCTCTATATTGCCATCATTGTCAAAAAGGGATGCAAGGTATTTGCTTACATTTTGTCCTGCATTTGGTACCactggtattaaaattattcttAACCTAAGGAACGTTAAACATTATATTAgagtaaataaaacacttatGAACTTTTGTggaagttttttaaattaaaatctttGAAGTTAATGTAAAGTGGTTAATGGACAAAAATGGATTCAAACCTCTCACTATGAACCAGCAGGCAGGCGAGTATGAGGAGTATTGTTGTGGCTCCCACTGTATACAGCACCAGTGATGTCACAGACATGGAAGTCCCACTCTCTGGGAAAAGAGATGCCATTACTACTGTACCTTTCATAATTGCTGAAAAATCTCTGCAAACgtattatgatatttttatgctttagtacggTAAAAATGCCCTTCATGCACACTAAATTCACACTATCTCTAATACCGCTTCGGAGCCCTTTTGAGGCTGTGTCTCCCATTAATCATCATGTTCAGGAAATCATATGCCCTGAAATTGTGAGATGTTAATATTAGatataatttggtagtaaaacAAAGTGCTGTACATTTTATTGTTGTAGAGATGAGTAtgtattttgtaaaacatttgcagctgctttttatcacttaaagggttagttcacccaagaatgaaataatgtcatttattactcgccctcatgccgttccacacccgtaagaccttcgttcatcttcggaacacaaattaagatatttttgttgaaatccgatggctcagtgaggcctgcatagccagcaatgacatttcctctctcaagatccattaatgtactaaaaacatatttaaatcagttcacgtgagtacaatagttcaatattaatattataaagcgacaagaatatttttggtgcaccaaaaaaacaaaataacaacttatatagtgatggccgatttcaaaacactgcttcattaagcttcggagcgttatgaatcttttgtgtcgaatcagcggttcggagcgccaaagtcacgtgatttcagcagtttagcggtttgacacgcgatccgaatcatgattgaGATAGAgtgtttggacccggaagcgctgcagcgtgacgtcagacttaacaaccgaattagttatgaatgggagaagcTGCAACGCGTAATATGGCGGAATaggtcccgccttctaagtaaaagagccaatcgctgaatgataaagtcattgcatcactgcagctgccgttagaatcTCCGGTTCCCATAGCAACCTGAGACTTGAGACCTGAGACTTCTCTGGCAGACCAGAGAAATTAgcttttttaacgctatttgagcataaaaaacgacatttatgggacagttcatgttagattttgttgctgatttgaaatatgttatttaattgtgagctcgccaagcagttttgagatttcaggattcccccattcaaatagataggacttggtcttggatgccgaaatagctgcctggaggcgttgcaaatatggccgccgagtgaacagactttccttgaaagttCCTTGTTTCCCATTTTCATTGCATGAATATAAACACCCACCagtttgaaaacaaacaaattcaaaaaCGCCCACTTTCTCATGCTCAAGAGAGCGCGCGAAAGCGGAGAAAACtgtctgattggctgtgattgtgATTGACTGATGTGTTACGTCACGCCCACGCGTCATTTTTGCGTTCGATTTAGATGATGCGCTCGCAACGGACTTGTCTCTCTGTAGTTTGTCAATTTAAATTGCTGCACAGTAGTCAAATAAGGTACTGACAGACTTGTTATATAGATAAGGTGTGATAAGTTCGTCCTGCGTTGGTACCTGTGCCGTTGTTGGGTTTTAAAGATCCCCAGTACACAGACTGACTCCAGTCGCTCCAAAACTTGGACTCTCCGCACGATAATGATATTCGAGACCTGACCTGGAACTCGTACCGTTTTTTGGAGGGAAAAGGCAAAGTGAAGGAGCTTCTTGTGCCTGGAGAGGTGTTCTGTGGAGAGAGTTTTTTGTCTGTTTATCAGATGACCATAAGGTGAGATGCATAACAATGATAATTTATTCTTATTccgtttatttatgtttatttaattgttgGCAATATCAAATTCACAATCGTGCAAATTCACAATTATCTGAATATCAGCACAAGCTTCTCGTAATAAAGTAGTAAGCCATGAGAGgctgtattaaataaatatacaatgaACATGTGCTTCGAATGTGGCTCATCcatgtttgttttataataattttatacctTCCAGTCATTGTTGTCTGTCCTGTGGCGAACTACACTCTCAATACAGTAGTCATTGTTCGTGATATTCCAGTACAGCCACAGTTCAGCATCGTTTTTCACCACCACAGACAGGTTGAACGGAGGGTTAAGCTTCACTGATTAGAAAACAGTATAAGGTATCAATCCATCAGCCTCTTATTTCCATACAGTTATTGTCAAGTCATAAgaaatatgaattatatttcTTACCATATTCTTTCATATCATGTTCTTGATTTGTCACCAAACTGCCGTTGTCACTGTACAGCCATGTGTTTAACTTATTAAACCTTTGTGCTTTTTTGTAGGAAAACATGCAGCCCACATTAACACCATTAATCCTGTGATATTCAGGACAATCCCGAATTTCGTTATATGTAAACCTAAGAGAAATCAAAGGCTATTGTTAGTTCTGACATTTTTATCCAAAATGGCAGGTTTCTCTATTTTATTCAACATACGCACCTGCTCTTGAAACTGTAATTGTACTTGGGCTCAGACTCACTCCATGTGCAATTAACGTAGTCCAGATTTATGATAAGGCAGTTTATTTCTGGGTAAAGATGAGAGAAACAGTATAGTAAATGCATCTTTGGTATACTTtgtagaacctttttgttttttttttccaaactcaTAAGGTTCAATATTCTAAAAAATTACAGTTAGTAATGCATAGCCTATTGTTTGTCAGTAGAGGGTGCTCATCCTTAGAGGACCGGAAAGAAACATAcatacaggaaatatgtacattttttagtCAAAATCATGATTGAACAATTTTATTAAACCTTactgattaaaattaaaagtaaaatcaaTGTCTTACATAAGAGTTCTTAGAATATGTTAATTTAGTCATTTGTATAAAACACTAAACAGAAAAGGTTGTAAGCTTATGTTGCGTGTGCACATCATGGCCACAGATCAGACATGTTGGAAAGCAAGCGTCTGAACATTTTGTCAACTCCTAAGCAACAGGTTGCTGAAGAATTTCACAATTTCCTGAGTAGTACTGAATGGTCAGCTCTGCTGATGAAATAATCTCTGTGGCTAGACTTTTTAGACCCTATATGTtatcatattatattttaacatcTTAAATGTTGTACAACCACATTACTTCCGTATtgttaaaatgcatataaaaccacaaaaaagaggaagaaataaataaaaagacaacGTACCCTACCCTGAGTCGTTTAGAAATTACTTTTGTAAACCTTGTTTTTTTATACTTAGTGTTATATGTTTTGTAAAGGCAACATAATGTCAAATctaattaataaagaaaaaaactacattttattttcaaattagcATAGTTGTATTATACTCACTTGGCTcggatgatgctgaaaatgcaaaTGAAGGAATGTTCCCAAGGAGAAGACTGACTAAAAGTAATATCATCTTGGACAGGTTTACATAACTCACTTGTTTTGTGCCTGTTTCAATCTACCCTGTTCTGCTATGAACGTATCTGCTCTTTGTGGGCTGACATATAGGCGAGATTTCCTGTTTCCGAAGAAGCTTTTTTTCGCTCACTGCCTGAAAAGAACTGAATGctaaatttgtgtttttaatttttacatacTATTTTTCAGATGCCGATTCACTTAACTCACATACTGAGTTTAAAACCAAAAATACGCAAGACTAATATaaagaataaatatatattctggCCTTTGGTTAGACATTATATAGCAATCAAGTACAGCAAAATAAATGATTCGCATCAGAATTcattaatgaaatgaaaattaatttacattttttttgtaacattttcaatgttttagtcctctctctctttctctctctctctctctctctatatatattatatatatatatatacagtatctcacagaagtgagtacacccctcacatttttgtaaatattttgttatatcttctcatgtgacaacactgaagaaatgacactttgctacaatgtaaagtagtgagtgtacagcttgcataacagtgtaaattttatgtcccctcaaaataactccacacacagccattaatgtctaaaccgctggccacaaaagtgagcacacccctaagtgaaaatgtccaaattgggcccaattagcccttttctctccccggtgtcatgtgactcgttagtgttacaaggtctcaagtgtgaatggggagcaggtctgttaaatttggtgttattgctctcactctctcatactggtcactggaagttcaacatggcacctcatggcaaagaactctctgaggatctgaaaaaaagaattgttgctctacataaagatggtgtaggctataagaagattgccaagaccctgaaactgagctgcagcacggtggccaagaccatacagcggtttaacaggacaggttccactcagaacaggcatcgccatggtc
The DNA window shown above is from Ctenopharyngodon idella isolate HZGC_01 chromosome 10, HZGC01, whole genome shotgun sequence and carries:
- the il2rga gene encoding interleukin 2 receptor, gamma a isoform X2, producing the protein MILLLVSLLLGNIPSFAFSASSEPKINCLIINLDYVNCTWSESEPKYNYSFKSRFTYNEIRDCPEYHRINGVNVGCMFSYKKAQRFNKLNTWLYSDNGSLVTNQEHDMKEYVKLNPPFNLSVVVKNDAELWLYWNITNNDYCIESVVRHRTDNNDWKNTSPGTRSSFTLPFPSKKRYEFQVRSRISLSCGESKFWSDWSQSVYWGSLKPNNGTESGTSMSVTSLVLYTVGATTILLILACLLVHSERLRIILIPVVPNAGQNVSKYLASLFDNDGNIEKWLSMPKDLENGFKPNFTERACPVREYKMVSQSSSDSESILSNPTDLSSDYQCMHSYSSASTIAGPAEALPTQGPSPVDNPV
- the il2rga gene encoding interleukin 2 receptor, gamma a isoform X3 — translated: MILLLVCLFLGNIPLFASSASSEPKINCLIINLDYVNCTWSESEPKYNYSFKSRFTYNEIRDCPEYHRINGVNVGCMFSYKKAQRFNKLNTWLYSDNGSLVTNQEHDMKEYVKLNPPFNLSVVVKNDAELWLYWNITNNDYCIESVVRHRTDNNDWKNTSPGTRSSFTLPFPSKKRYEFQVRSRISLSCGESKFWSDWSQSVYWGSLKPNNGTESGTSMSVTSLVLYTVGATTILLILACLLVHSERLRIILIPVVPNAGQNVSKYLASLFDNDGNIEKWLSMPKDLENGFKPNFTERACPVREYKMVSQSSSDSESILSNPTDLSSDYQCMHSYSSASTIAGPAEALPTQGPSPVDNPV
- the il2rga gene encoding interleukin 2 receptor, gamma a isoform X4, translating into MILLLVCLFLGNIPLFASSASSEPKINCLIINLDYVNCTWSEPEPKYNYSFKSRFTYNEIRDCPEYHRINGVNVGCMFSYKKAQRFNKLNTWLYSDNGSLVTNQEHDMKEYVKLNPPFNLSVVVKNDAELWLYWNITNNDYCIESVVRHRTDNNDWKNTSPGTRSSFTLPFPSKKRYEFQVRSRISLSCGESKFWSDWSQSVYWGSLKPNNGTESGTSMSVTSLVLYTVGATTILLILACLLVHSERLRIILIPVVPNAGQNVSKYLASLFDNDGNIEKWLSMPKDLENGFKPNFTERACPVREYKMVSQSSSDSESILSNPTDLSSDYQCMHSYSSASTIAGPAEALPTQGPSPVDNPV
- the il2rga gene encoding interleukin 2 receptor, gamma a isoform X6: MILLLVCLFLGNIPLFASSASSEPKINCLIINLDYVNCTWSEPEPKYNYSFKSRFTYNEIQDCPEYHRINGVNVGCMFSYTKAQRFNKLNTWLYSDNGSLVTNQEHDMKQYVKLNPPFNLSVVVKNDAELWLYWNITNNDNCIESVVRHRTDNNDWKNTSPGTRSSFTLPFPSKKRYEFQVRSRISLSCGESKFWSDWSQSVYWGSLKPNNGTESGTSMSVTSLVLYTVGATTILLILACLLVHSERLRIILIPVVPNAGQNVSKYLASLFDNDGNIEKWLSMPKDLENGFKPNFTERACPVREYKMVSQSSSDSESILSNPTDLSSDYQCMHSYSSASTIAGPAEALPTQGPSPVDNPV
- the il2rga gene encoding interleukin 2 receptor, gamma a isoform X1, producing the protein MILLLVCLFLGNIPLFASSASSEPKINCLIINLDYVNCTWSEPEPKYNYSFKSRFTYNEIQDCPEYHRINGVNVGCMFSYTKAQRFNKLNTWLYSDNGSLVTNQEHDMKQYVKLNPPFNLSVVVKNDAELWLYWNITNNDNCIESVVRHRTDNNDWKNTSPGTRSSFTLPFPPKKRYEFQVRSRISLSCGESKFWSDWSQSVYWGSFKPNNDAEINCLIINLDYVNCTWSESEPKYNYSFKSRFTYNEIRDCPEYHRINGVNVGCMFSYKKAQRFNKLNTWLYSDNGSLVTNQEHDMKEYVKLNPPFNLSVVVKNDAELWLYWNITNNDYCIESVVRHRTDNNDWKNTSPGTRSSFTLPFPSKKRYEFQVRSRISLSCGESKFWSDWSQSVYWGSLKPNNGTESGTSMSVTSLVLYTVGATTILLILACLLVHSERLRIILIPVVPNAGQNVSKYLASLFDNDGNIEKWLSMPKDLENGFKPNFTERACPVREYKMVSQSSSDSESILSNPTDLSSDYQCMHSYSSASTIAGPAEALPTQGPSPVDNPV
- the il2rga gene encoding interleukin 2 receptor, gamma a isoform X5; this encodes MILLLVCLFLGNIPLFASSASSEPKINCLIINLDYVNCTWSEPEPKYNYSFKSRFTYNEIQDCPEYHRINGVNVGCMFSYTKAQRFNKLNTWLYSDNGSLVTNQEHDMKQYVKLNPPFNLSVVVKNDAELWLYWNITNNDYCIESVVRHRTDNNDWKNTSPGTRSSFTLPFPSKKRYEFQVRSRISLSCGESKFWSDWSQSVYWGSLKPNNGTESGTSMSVTSLVLYTVGATTILLILACLLVHSERLRIILIPVVPNAGQNVSKYLASLFDNDGNIEKWLSMPKDLENGFKPNFTERACPVREYKMVSQSSSDSESILSNPTDLSSDYQCMHSYSSASTIAGPAEALPTQGPSPVDNPV